The Hippocampus zosterae strain Florida chromosome 11, ASM2543408v3, whole genome shotgun sequence genome includes the window GTCAAAACTGCGTTAATTAAGCtatgcagtgtaaatccagccgtGGCAACACAACAAAAACTGGAGAACATTTAGGATTGTAAAGCGTCCTTGGTCTTGACGAACGACACTGTAAAGCTATTATTTATGTTCTTGTCATAGTCACAACAGTTTATTATGACTGCCAGTGGAAGAGCTAAATTATTATCATTGGGTGGCCAAGGTTATATCAGGGGTTCCGCAAAACAACAAATTGGAACCATATCAAGAATCAATACCCATTATTATATTGAATACAATCCACACTCAGACACACAAAATGTCAGGGAAAATAGACCAATGTAGATGGGAATGTAATACTGTATtcaaacagtttaaaaaaaaatacaaaccccaaaaaagtgaccccgccccccctgTCCCCACACCCACGCCAGTGATAAGTGCATGTCGACACATTGTGTGAGCTGACCTTGTGTACAAAGTACAAACACATTGAAGAGACTCTCCCCATTTGCTTTAGAGAATCACAACGGCGTGTTCACCAACGCCGGCTTTGAGGATGTCCGCCCCTACAAGTACTGGGATGCGCAGAAGAGAGGCCTTGATCTGTCTGGCTTCCTTGCCGACTTGGAGGTAAATAGCATCCCCTGAACTCTGGAACAACaactccaaagtaaaaaaaaaccaaccccaAAATTGGTATGATTTGCAATTTAGACAAAGTTTTCTAGAACAATATGCCCCAAATTAAGTCTCATCATAATGtaactattcattttttttgttcgtttgctTTCTGTGATTTTGTGAAGCTAAAATGCTGGCCCTGTTTTTTgataccttttttttgtggcaaagacacaaaaaatgtgaaatgttctTTGTTTGTGGTTGTCCAAACTAGAAGCATGGCATTGGTTGAGTGTCATCCAATATGCATCACACTCAACCGCGTTCTATTTCCGTTCTCTCAGAGCTGCCCAGAGCGTTCCATCTTTGTCTTGCACGCTTGTGCCCACAATCCAACTGGCACAGATCCCACACAGGAGCAGTGGAAGCAGATTGCTGAAGTCATGATGGTACTGAAACTGTTGTGGCCTCCCCAGATGTCCTCACACCGACGTGTTAGTTAAATGGTTGTGTATATGATGAGAGTtaatttttgtttcttctgttCTTTGTCAGAGAAGGAAGCTGTTTGTGTTCTTTGACTCAGCTTATCAAGGATTTGCTTCGGGGAGCCTGGATCAAGATGCCTGGGCCGTTCGGTTTTTCGTATCTATGGGCTTTGAAATGTTCTGCGCCCAGTCATTCTCCAAGAACTTTGGCCTCTATAGTATGTAACACATGAGTTTGCTCCTACCAGCTGGTCACGGTCTCAAGAGTGTTGTATTTTCTATAATTGCACTCCACATGCCCACAGCTTTGAAGAGCAGATGCATAGGCTTGATTTTTCATGGTGTTGAAGTTTTAAGTCTTATTTGATGGAGTTGTTAACAGcagtcttctcttttttttaattcttggtgTTTTtatgtggcttaaatgttttgACCAGAATTTTCTCTGTGGAGCAACATGACTTCCACTCAGTCTTCCCCACTGACTGCATTTCTCCAATAGCGTTCGTTTTTCACGTGAAACTTTATTTTCACCAGATGTAGACTGtcatacatttttgtttggaacTTGCTAATAATAAAGCGCAATCTCTTCTTCCCATTAGATGAACGCGTTGGCAACTTGACTGTGGTGGCTCGTGATGCCGATAACCTAAAGAGAGTTCTGTCCCAAATGGAGAAAATTGTGCGAACCACCTGGTCTAACCCACCTAGTCAGGGGGCTCGCATCGTGGCCGTCACAATCAACTCGCCGGAGCTCTTTGCCGAATGGTCAGCTATCAAACTCACCATCTGGTGCAATGGCTATGAAAGTGGTGCGTTATCAAAggcaacattttatttgtgtgacTCCAGGAAAGACAACGTGAAGACCATGGCTGACAGGGTGTTGTTGATGAGAGCCCAGCTAAAAGCTAAGCTCCAGGCTCTGGGGACGCCAGGAAGTTGGGACCACATCACAGAGCAAATTGGCATGTTCAGCTTCACCGGACTCAACCGTGAGT containing:
- the got1 gene encoding aspartate aminotransferase, cytoplasmic: MNSIQGMSVFGEVPQAAPVAVFKLTQDFNNDQFPHKVNLGVGAYRTDEGKPWVLPVVKKVEKIIANDDKLNHEYLPILGLPEFRSSASKIALGDSSPAIMENRVGAVQCLGGTGALKMGAEFLRRFYNGSNNTKTPVYVSAPTWENHNGVFTNAGFEDVRPYKYWDAQKRGLDLSGFLADLESCPERSIFVLHACAHNPTGTDPTQEQWKQIAEVMMRRKLFVFFDSAYQGFASGSLDQDAWAVRFFVSMGFEMFCAQSFSKNFGLYNERVGNLTVVARDADNLKRVLSQMEKIVRTTWSNPPSQGARIVAVTINSPELFAEWKDNVKTMADRVLLMRAQLKAKLQALGTPGSWDHITEQIGMFSFTGLNPRQVEYMVKEKHVYLMASGRINMCGLTSKNINYVAESIHEAVTKVQ